The Deltaproteobacteria bacterium genome has a segment encoding these proteins:
- a CDS encoding ABC transporter substrate-binding protein yields MRSSESKTHVRIKVRLRSIKVVLTKRNLTDSSKRVKVSQNFSLIECGLSSRTLIFFAIALSCHNVACRSAPAERPPGYLIAGIESHPLQLDPRHATDTNSVRIGNLIYSPLLRSDEHLRLQPDLAASWRQVDALNYEFTLRRGVRFHNGHALTAADVKYTFESILDPANRSPKRGQLKHLVAVEQTGSHQLRFQLDAPHTPFVEQFTLGIVPEGSPLTDKPPPGSGPFKLEAIAVGEKITLKSNDDYWNGKPSLAGVIFKTIPDAMVRALEFKKGSIDFMQNDIEPDMLPWLKKNTGADVGVHQGTSFQYIGINLSHPILRQRKVRQALALAIDRDAIIKNLLKDTGSAATGLMSPISWAYDDTARPWPHDPAKAKQLLDEAGYADPDGEGPRPRFRLSFKTTNIDLRRRIAEALKEQLQKVGIELEIRSYEWGTFFGDIKKGNFHLYSLAWTGIMDPDVEYQIFHSTNVPPNGDNRGRYNNPQIDRLLEQGRISADESERKRIYGQTQKIFAEDLPCVPLWWWKNVVVKKPSVQGFVPYPDGDFFSLRNVTLQ; encoded by the coding sequence ATGCGCAGCAGCGAAAGCAAAACCCATGTCAGGATAAAAGTACGGTTGCGAAGCATCAAAGTTGTTTTAACCAAGAGAAATTTGACCGATAGTAGCAAACGCGTTAAGGTCAGTCAAAATTTTTCTTTAATCGAGTGCGGCTTGTCCAGTCGAACACTTATTTTCTTCGCCATCGCCTTAAGCTGTCACAACGTCGCGTGCCGTTCTGCGCCAGCCGAGCGGCCGCCGGGTTATCTAATCGCCGGCATTGAATCCCATCCGCTTCAGCTCGATCCGCGCCATGCCACCGATACCAACTCGGTGCGCATCGGCAATCTGATTTACAGCCCGCTGCTGCGTTCCGATGAACACTTACGGCTGCAACCGGATCTCGCCGCCAGTTGGCGCCAAGTGGATGCACTTAATTATGAATTCACCCTGCGCCGAGGCGTGCGCTTTCACAATGGCCATGCGCTCACCGCCGCCGACGTAAAATATACGTTCGAGTCGATCCTCGACCCGGCCAACCGTTCACCCAAGCGCGGTCAACTGAAACATCTCGTCGCCGTCGAACAGACCGGAAGTCATCAGTTGCGCTTTCAACTAGACGCACCGCACACACCCTTTGTCGAGCAATTCACCCTCGGCATCGTTCCCGAAGGTTCGCCGCTGACTGACAAACCACCGCCAGGCTCAGGTCCATTTAAGCTAGAAGCCATCGCTGTAGGCGAAAAGATTACGCTCAAATCCAACGACGATTACTGGAACGGTAAACCATCTCTGGCCGGGGTGATTTTCAAAACCATTCCCGACGCCATGGTGCGCGCCTTAGAATTTAAAAAAGGAAGCATCGATTTCATGCAGAACGACATCGAGCCCGACATGCTGCCCTGGCTCAAGAAAAATACTGGCGCCGACGTTGGCGTCCATCAAGGCACCTCGTTTCAATACATCGGCATCAACCTCAGCCATCCGATCTTACGCCAGCGCAAAGTGCGCCAAGCCCTGGCCCTGGCGATCGATCGCGACGCGATCATCAAAAACTTGCTCAAAGACACCGGCAGCGCCGCCACCGGCTTGATGTCGCCAATCAGCTGGGCCTACGACGACACGGCGCGCCCGTGGCCCCACGATCCGGCCAAGGCGAAACAACTTCTCGACGAAGCCGGCTACGCCGATCCCGACGGCGAGGGACCGCGGCCGCGCTTTCGCTTGTCGTTCAAGACGACCAATATCGATCTGCGCCGGCGCATCGCCGAAGCGCTCAAAGAGCAGCTGCAAAAAGTCGGCATCGAACTGGAAATCCGCAGCTACGAGTGGGGGACTTTTTTCGGCGACATCAAGAAAGGCAACTTTCATCTCTATTCGCTGGCCTGGACCGGCATCATGGACCCGGATGTTGAATACCAAATCTTTCACTCCACCAACGTGCCGCCCAACGGCGACAACCGCGGCCGCTACAACAATCCGCAAATCGACCGCCTGCTCGAACAAGGCCGCATCAGCGCCGACGAAAGCGAACGCAAGCGCATCTACGGCCAAACCCAAAAAATATTCGCCGAAGATCTCCCCTGCGTGCCGCTCTGGTGGTGGAAAAACGTCGTGGTGAAAAAGCCGTCGGTTCAAGGCTTCGTTCCCTACCCCGACGGCGATTTTTTCTCGCTGAGGAACGTAACCTTGCAGTAA
- a CDS encoding ABC transporter permease — protein MKRYFTHRLLLLLPTLFGALTLVFALIHFIPGDPVEIMLGETATSADKLELRRNLGLDQPLLTQYKTFLVNLAGGNLGRSLYEQSSVSAIIAVRLPATLELATFAMIAAVLISFPLAILAAVHRGGLLDRGALLFSLFGLSLPNFWLGPLLMLFFSIQLGWTPVSGRGGLSHLFLPALTLGLGMAAILTRILRASLLQTMHEDFVRTARAKGLAEKQVWLKHTLRHALMSTITIVSLQFGALLAGSLITETIFSWPGIGRLTVQAIQTRDYPLVQGCVLVIAVAYLLVNFITDLLYKLVDPRVSYEK, from the coding sequence ATGAAACGCTACTTCACCCACCGCCTGCTGCTTCTGCTGCCGACGCTATTCGGCGCGCTCACGTTGGTGTTTGCGCTGATTCATTTTATTCCCGGCGATCCGGTGGAAATCATGCTCGGCGAAACCGCCACTTCCGCCGACAAACTGGAACTGCGCCGCAACCTCGGCTTGGACCAACCATTACTCACCCAATACAAAACCTTTCTCGTCAACCTCGCCGGCGGGAATCTTGGCCGATCTCTTTACGAACAATCCAGCGTCAGCGCAATCATCGCCGTGCGTCTACCGGCAACACTTGAATTGGCCACCTTCGCCATGATCGCTGCGGTGCTAATTTCCTTTCCGCTTGCTATCCTCGCCGCGGTTCATCGCGGTGGATTGCTCGACCGCGGCGCGCTGCTCTTTTCTCTCTTCGGTCTGTCGCTGCCGAATTTTTGGCTCGGCCCGTTACTGATGTTGTTTTTCTCCATCCAACTCGGCTGGACGCCGGTGTCCGGGCGCGGCGGATTGAGTCATCTATTTTTGCCGGCGTTGACACTCGGCCTGGGCATGGCGGCCATTCTCACGCGCATCTTGCGCGCCAGCTTACTGCAAACCATGCACGAAGACTTTGTCCGCACTGCCCGCGCCAAAGGTTTGGCGGAAAAACAAGTTTGGCTCAAACACACCTTGCGCCATGCGCTCATGTCGACGATCACGATCGTCAGCTTGCAGTTCGGCGCCCTGCTCGCCGGCTCGCTGATCACCGAGACAATATTCAGTTGGCCGGGCATCGGTCGATTGACCGTACAGGCAATTCAAACCCGCGACTACCCGTTGGTACAAGGCTGCGTTTTGGTCATCGCGGTCGCTTATCTGCTGGTCAATTTCATCACCGATCTGCTCTACAAACTCGTCGATCCGCGCGTCAGCTATGAAAAATAA
- a CDS encoding ABC transporter permease, translated as MKNNFLLCCGALLLLLLVGASLLAPALAPHPPLRQNLANDLVAYSADHPLGTDKLGRDILSRMLYGGRISLLVGVTTVSLSLAIGFIVGALAGYCGGWVDLLLMRLVDILLAFPGILLAIAFTAVLGPGLDHVVLALCLIGWTSYARLVRGEILTLRERDFVQAARALGGAPARIVWRHLLPNLLPPLMIQATFGLAAAIVAEGSLSFLGLGVAPPTPSWGSMLNDGRQFLLVAPHLTTYPGLAIMLTVLGLNLVGDALQERLERRQS; from the coding sequence ATGAAAAATAACTTTTTGCTGTGCTGCGGCGCATTGCTTCTGCTATTGCTCGTCGGCGCGTCGTTGTTGGCTCCAGCGCTGGCACCGCACCCGCCGCTGCGGCAAAATCTTGCGAACGATCTCGTCGCCTACAGTGCCGATCATCCCCTGGGCACCGACAAACTCGGCCGCGACATCCTGAGCCGCATGCTCTACGGCGGCAGAATCTCTCTGCTCGTCGGCGTCACGACAGTTTCGCTTTCTCTCGCTATCGGCTTCATCGTTGGCGCGTTAGCGGGCTACTGCGGCGGCTGGGTCGATCTGCTGCTCATGCGTTTGGTCGACATTCTGCTCGCCTTTCCCGGCATCCTGCTCGCCATCGCGTTTACCGCCGTGCTCGGCCCCGGCCTCGACCACGTCGTCCTGGCGTTGTGTTTAATCGGCTGGACCAGCTACGCCCGCTTGGTGCGTGGCGAGATTCTCACACTGCGCGAACGCGACTTCGTTCAAGCCGCACGCGCCCTGGGCGGCGCACCGGCGCGCATCGTCTGGCGTCATCTATTGCCCAATCTTCTGCCGCCGCTCATGATCCAAGCCACCTTCGGTCTCGCCGCCGCCATCGTCGCCGAAGGCAGCCTGAGCTTTCTCGGCCTCGGCGTCGCACCACCGACACCGTCCTGGGGCTCGATGTTGAACGACGGCAGGCAATTTCTACTGGTAGCACCGCATCTGACCACGTATCCCGGTCTAGCGATCATGCTCACTGTGTTGGGATTGAATCTCGTCGGCGACGCCTTGCAAGAACGACTAGAACGGCGCCAGTCCTAG
- a CDS encoding glutathione S-transferase family protein — MVKQNPYGKVPVLINDNGVIFESAVINEYLDEKFPQIRLMPSDFLKRSKVRIWVDFMNTRVHPTGSDLQKDREPGKARVRMDQHLRALDDALIGQDYLVGEYSLADVTFIPFYTRRERYKVAIDDNYPNLRRWAESLIARPQVAKTL; from the coding sequence TTGGTCAAACAGAATCCCTACGGCAAAGTGCCGGTGCTGATCAACGACAATGGCGTGATCTTCGAGTCGGCGGTGATCAACGAATATCTCGACGAAAAATTTCCCCAAATACGGCTTATGCCGAGCGATTTCTTGAAGCGCTCGAAAGTGAGAATCTGGGTCGACTTCATGAACACCCGCGTCCATCCGACGGGCTCCGACCTGCAAAAAGACCGCGAGCCGGGAAAAGCCCGCGTGAGAATGGACCAACACCTGCGCGCCCTCGACGACGCGCTCATCGGCCAAGATTATCTGGTCGGCGAATATTCCCTCGCCGATGTGACATTTATTCCATTCTACACGCGGCGCGAGCGCTACAAGGTCGCCATCGACGACAACTACCCGAACCTAAGACGCTGGGCGGAAAGCTTGATCGCCCGGCCGCAGGTAGCGAAGACACTATAA
- a CDS encoding ornithine cyclodeaminase family protein — translation MERWANPTTPALHHSIPTGAFMQPILVSPQEIRGIVTMSEAVEAVRLGFREWGENTQLNAPRRRIHIPTGVRVSVHQGGVPAAHATGLMTHCEWVKPMASEQVYPRLNHPVIVLYDAAEGELKGIIVGEITCSELPDNVAVTGLRTAATSAVGTDLLARPDATSMGIFGAAGQAKNHLLAIMQVRKLKTVKVYSRNPENRKQFCDEMGPITNLNIIPVASPAEAVRGVDIVLTATNSSVPVFDGNLLEPGQHVTTIVGSNVGLVKGGFTAAKRREIDDATLARSDVHGIVSIQQAIQDEQADIFDPVNRGVIKWEQLIEIGSILAGNNEGRTRLDQITFYKNNAGQGVADVALGAKVLENIKAKKAGTMLNY, via the coding sequence ATGGAGCGTTGGGCCAATCCCACGACTCCAGCACTCCACCACTCCATTCCTACAGGAGCCTTCATGCAACCGATCCTCGTCAGTCCCCAAGAAATCCGCGGTATCGTCACCATGAGCGAAGCGGTGGAAGCGGTGCGCTTAGGCTTTCGCGAGTGGGGTGAGAACACGCAACTCAACGCGCCGCGCCGGCGCATTCACATTCCCACCGGCGTGCGCGTCAGCGTCCATCAAGGCGGCGTGCCGGCGGCCCACGCCACCGGCCTGATGACGCATTGCGAATGGGTCAAGCCGATGGCCAGTGAGCAGGTCTATCCGCGTTTGAACCATCCGGTCATCGTGCTCTACGACGCCGCCGAAGGAGAATTGAAAGGCATCATCGTCGGCGAGATCACGTGCAGCGAGCTGCCCGACAACGTCGCGGTCACCGGGCTGCGCACCGCCGCCACCAGCGCCGTCGGCACCGACTTGCTGGCGCGCCCGGATGCGACAAGCATGGGAATCTTCGGCGCCGCCGGTCAAGCAAAGAATCATCTGCTCGCGATCATGCAGGTGCGCAAACTGAAAACCGTCAAGGTCTACAGCCGCAATCCGGAAAACCGCAAACAGTTCTGCGACGAGATGGGGCCGATCACGAATTTGAATATAATCCCAGTCGCCTCGCCGGCCGAAGCCGTGCGCGGCGTCGATATCGTGCTCACCGCGACCAACTCCAGCGTGCCGGTGTTCGATGGCAATTTACTCGAACCGGGCCAGCATGTGACGACGATTGTCGGCAGCAACGTCGGCTTGGTCAAAGGCGGATTCACCGCCGCCAAGCGGCGCGAGATCGACGACGCGACGCTGGCGCGCAGCGACGTGCACGGCATCGTGTCGATTCAACAGGCGATCCAAGACGAACAAGCGGATATCTTCGATCCGGTCAACCGCGGCGTGATCAAGTGGGAGCAGTTAATTGAAATCGGCTCCATCCTCGCCGGCAACAACGAAGGCCGCACGCGTCTGGACCAGATTACCTTTTATAAAAACAACGCCGGCCAAGGCGTCGCCGACGTCGCGTTGGGCGCGAAAGTGTTGGAAAACATCAAAGCGAAAAAGGCCGGCACGATGCTGAACTACTGA
- a CDS encoding MFS transporter, with protein MALSTLTPRLQRLALFNVCLGQFMSAVDSRSVIVALPTISLHFGLSLAVVQWIPLAYQLTIVGLVLSMARLGDRLGRKKVYAAGFLLLAIGSTACGLSGYFWLLILFRIVEAAGGAMILANGRSIASTLYANEGRGRALGMMSMAFHVGYIAGPSLGGFLVDTVGWRWTFFMIAPIALLAGYMSWRILPESNPDKGGVTIDPLGMIALLSVFVSLILGLQQIAKSGFGAWSVVLFAVSAVSLWLLVRHEGKTAAPLLDLSLFKIRLLTASVLSHFFVTITHASTFFLLPFYLQGILHVKPTQVGLTIIFFSLVIVCLAPLGGWLGDKLGSRSMCTVGAALTVLAMIGFSGLNASSTQVSVMVPLMLLGFAWSFFQSPNLSGMFNAVDARHVGSVSGLSLTSANVGNAVGVALGSMLFLRWLNYFGLEGATVPPYTEWGASPELFIKSFHSSWLVIAGLGSIAIVTCAIRGAEKKTLE; from the coding sequence ATGGCTCTATCAACTCTCACTCCACGCCTTCAACGGCTCGCGCTGTTCAATGTCTGCCTCGGCCAGTTTATGAGCGCGGTGGATTCGCGCTCGGTGATCGTCGCTTTGCCGACGATCTCGCTGCATTTCGGTTTGTCGCTCGCGGTGGTGCAGTGGATTCCGCTGGCGTATCAGTTGACCATCGTCGGCCTGGTGCTGAGCATGGCGCGCTTGGGCGATCGGCTGGGGCGGAAGAAAGTTTACGCCGCCGGCTTTCTCCTGCTCGCCATCGGTTCGACGGCGTGCGGCTTGAGCGGTTATTTTTGGCTCCTGATTTTGTTTCGCATCGTCGAAGCGGCCGGCGGCGCGATGATCCTCGCTAATGGCCGCTCCATCGCATCCACTCTATACGCCAACGAGGGCAGGGGACGGGCGCTGGGCATGATGTCGATGGCGTTTCACGTCGGCTACATCGCCGGCCCTTCGCTGGGCGGGTTCTTGGTCGACACCGTGGGTTGGCGTTGGACGTTTTTCATGATCGCGCCCATCGCGCTGTTGGCGGGCTACATGTCGTGGAGAATTTTGCCCGAGTCAAATCCGGACAAGGGTGGCGTGACCATCGATCCCCTCGGCATGATCGCGCTACTCAGCGTGTTTGTATCCTTGATTCTCGGCCTTCAACAAATCGCCAAATCCGGCTTTGGCGCATGGTCCGTGGTACTGTTCGCGGTTTCCGCCGTGAGCTTGTGGTTGTTGGTGCGTCATGAAGGCAAAACCGCCGCGCCGTTGCTCGATCTATCCTTATTCAAAATAAGACTGCTGACCGCCAGCGTTTTGAGCCATTTCTTCGTCACCATCACTCATGCGTCGACGTTTTTTTTGCTGCCGTTCTATCTCCAAGGGATTTTGCATGTGAAGCCGACCCAGGTCGGCTTGACGATCATTTTCTTTTCTCTCGTGATCGTCTGTCTGGCGCCGCTCGGCGGCTGGCTCGGCGACAAGCTCGGATCGCGCTCCATGTGCACCGTCGGCGCGGCGCTGACGGTGCTCGCCATGATCGGTTTCTCGGGGTTGAATGCAAGCAGCACACAAGTTTCTGTCATGGTTCCACTGATGCTGCTAGGTTTCGCCTGGTCGTTTTTTCAGTCGCCCAATTTGAGCGGCATGTTCAACGCCGTCGATGCGCGCCACGTCGGTTCGGTGAGCGGTCTGTCGCTGACCTCGGCCAACGTCGGTAACGCCGTGGGCGTGGCGCTGGGAAGTATGTTGTTTCTGCGCTGGTTAAACTATTTCGGTCTGGAAGGCGCGACGGTGCCGCCGTACACTGAATGGGGCGCGAGCCCAGAGCTGTTTATCAAGTCGTTTCATAGCTCGTGGTTGGTGATCGCCGGCTTGGGTTCCATCGCCATCGTCACTTGCGCCATACGCGGCGCGGAGAAGAAGACACTGGAGTGA
- a CDS encoding carbon-nitrogen hydrolase family protein: MSKIAIAQMQSSTDKPSNLRKARGFIDQAKSKNAELIAFPEFLMAFSPASQSAAELTEVAESLDGPFIARLRESAKANGIAIIAPIYETSSVPQRVFDTAVWIDAQGNVASVYRKLHLYDAFGFKESDKFHPGADIAPQINSGDAHFGMMICYDLRFPEMARMLTLAGANILIAPSGWVQGDLKVEHWQTMIKARALENGCFVIAPNQVGNIYTGHSLAVDPLGRTLADLEETEDLRVIELDLKLVNEVREKLPLLKNRRTDVYAKYSQ, encoded by the coding sequence ATGAGCAAAATCGCCATCGCGCAGATGCAATCCTCCACCGACAAGCCCAGCAACCTCAGAAAGGCGCGCGGATTTATCGACCAAGCCAAAAGCAAAAACGCGGAGCTTATCGCCTTCCCGGAATTTCTGATGGCGTTCTCGCCCGCCAGCCAAAGCGCCGCGGAGTTAACCGAAGTCGCGGAATCGCTTGACGGCCCGTTCATCGCAAGGCTGCGCGAAAGCGCGAAAGCAAACGGTATTGCCATCATCGCGCCGATCTACGAAACCAGTTCCGTGCCCCAACGAGTTTTCGACACGGCGGTTTGGATCGACGCCCAAGGCAACGTCGCTTCAGTTTATCGAAAACTCCATTTGTACGATGCCTTCGGCTTCAAAGAGTCCGACAAATTTCACCCCGGCGCCGACATCGCGCCGCAGATCAACTCCGGCGACGCCCACTTCGGTATGATGATCTGCTACGACCTGCGCTTTCCGGAAATGGCGCGCATGCTGACCTTGGCTGGAGCGAATATTTTGATTGCGCCGTCAGGCTGGGTCCAAGGCGATCTCAAGGTCGAGCACTGGCAGACCATGATCAAAGCCCGCGCCCTAGAAAACGGCTGCTTCGTCATCGCGCCCAACCAAGTCGGCAATATTTACACCGGCCACAGCTTGGCCGTCGATCCGCTGGGGAGAACCCTGGCTGATCTTGAAGAAACCGAAGATTTGCGCGTGATCGAATTAGATTTGAAATTGGTAAACGAAGTGCGCGAAAAACTGCCGCTGCTGAAGAACCGCCGCACCGATGTCTATGCGAAATATTCGCAGTAA
- a CDS encoding ABC transporter substrate-binding protein yields MYCDRSWFKSIVLSSVFLFHAPSFSVAQERPIILAGHGTLSGSILPLWVGVESKLFEKYGLQVKPIYLPRAAGRPALLSGDIQIYFSAGPPLVQMRLGGADVVVASCVMHKLTSKIMVVPGIQKIADLRGKVLAVANPGSGSDYAAKLFIARQGFKQGQDISIIYSGSTSAAFAALVNGRVHGVFASSPNDLQAAAVGFKPLLELGDLNIPYAGNCSVVMRSYATKQPARVRGFVAGITEAIAQIKRRPNEAKAVLEKYTRVSDPTMLQHAYDSDTRYMESVPYPSAEGTKTILENLGVTGRAADQFVAEFNDDRFMKQIVDDGLLKQLYPGGVPAR; encoded by the coding sequence ATGTACTGCGATCGCTCTTGGTTCAAATCGATTGTTCTCTCCTCTGTATTCCTATTTCATGCTCCATCTTTCAGCGTCGCCCAGGAGCGGCCGATTATTCTTGCCGGTCATGGCACGTTGTCAGGGTCGATTTTGCCGCTGTGGGTCGGGGTCGAGAGCAAGCTGTTTGAGAAGTATGGCCTGCAGGTCAAACCGATCTATTTGCCGCGCGCGGCAGGGCGGCCGGCTTTGTTGAGCGGCGATATTCAGATTTATTTTTCCGCCGGGCCGCCGCTGGTGCAGATGCGTCTGGGCGGCGCCGATGTCGTAGTCGCTTCCTGCGTCATGCACAAACTTACGTCGAAGATCATGGTCGTTCCAGGGATCCAAAAGATCGCCGATCTTCGCGGCAAAGTCTTGGCGGTGGCCAATCCCGGTTCAGGTAGCGATTATGCCGCGAAGCTTTTCATCGCGCGCCAAGGTTTCAAACAGGGGCAAGATATTTCGATCATCTACAGCGGCTCGACCAGCGCGGCGTTTGCGGCGTTGGTCAACGGCCGGGTGCACGGCGTCTTCGCCAGCTCGCCCAATGATCTGCAAGCCGCCGCGGTGGGATTCAAACCGCTGCTCGAATTGGGCGACTTGAACATTCCTTACGCCGGCAATTGCAGCGTGGTCATGAGGAGCTACGCCACTAAACAGCCGGCCCGCGTGCGCGGCTTCGTCGCCGGCATCACCGAGGCGATCGCGCAGATCAAACGGCGCCCCAACGAAGCTAAGGCGGTGTTAGAAAAATATACGCGAGTCTCCGATCCGACGATGTTGCAACACGCCTACGATTCCGACACGCGCTATATGGAGTCGGTGCCTTATCCAAGCGCCGAAGGAACCAAGACGATTTTGGAAAACTTAGGCGTGACGGGGCGAGCCGCCGATCAGTTTGTTGCCGAGTTTAACGACGATCGTTTTATGAAACAGATCGTCGACGACGGTTTGTTGAAGCAGCTTTATCCTGGTGGGGTTCCCGCTCGGTAG
- a CDS encoding DNA-directed RNA polymerase subunit omega translates to MARITVEDCLDNVSSRFHLVQLASIRAKQLLKGAKPLVESDNREIVIALREIAAGKVRWATT, encoded by the coding sequence ATGGCAAGAATTACCGTTGAAGATTGTTTAGATAATGTTTCCAGTCGTTTTCATCTCGTCCAGCTGGCGTCGATAAGAGCCAAGCAGTTGTTGAAGGGCGCCAAGCCGTTGGTCGAGTCGGATAACCGCGAGATCGTCATCGCGCTGCGCGAGATCGCCGCCGGCAAGGTGCGTTGGGCGACGACTTAG